From a single Drosophila sulfurigaster albostrigata strain 15112-1811.04 chromosome 3, ASM2355843v2, whole genome shotgun sequence genomic region:
- the LOC133842110 gene encoding dnaJ homolog subfamily B member 6 isoform X1 yields MVDYYKVLDVARTATDSEVKKAYRKLALKWHPDKNPDNLEEANKRFRELSEAYEVLSDARKRRIYDARSTLHKSSASSSANASSSSGYYSRYRSTGGSASSAGRDYDYDYHYPSYGSSSGAKRGNRYQAFTFRNLFEGTPFHKLFEKKRRIYDEYGKDGLGDRAQSRSHARHHYTHDFDDFDIMGGFPFVFRPPEEVFREFFGGNAPFADFFRDANGYSQSNGATSSSRRHAGHTTHNIGGNIGGSARHHHHHQHKLASPFGAPMLNYSMMDFFMPTGGFTSFTASNSVAGGHHSNGAVKRTSTSTVFVNGKKLMTKRVVENGKETVFSYENDVLKSKTVNGVSQKLSSIAN; encoded by the exons ATGGTGGACTACTACAAAGTATTGGATGTGGCTCGCACTGCCACCGACAGTGAAGTGAAGAAAGC GTATCGAAAGTTGGCTCTGAAATGGCATCCTGACAAGAATCCCGATAACCTGGAGGAGGCCAACAAACGTTTTCGGGAACTATCAGAGGCCTATGAAGTGCTATCCGATG cTCGTAAGCGAAGGATCTACGATGCCAGATCTACGCTGCACAAATCATCGGCAAGCAGCAGCGCCAACGCCAGTTCCTCAAGTGGTTACTATTCGCGTTATCGCAGCACCGGCGGATCAGCTTCGTCGGCAGGTCGTGACTATGACTATGACTATCATTATCCCAGCTATGGGTCGAGTTCTGGCGCAAAGCGAGGGAATCGCTATCAGGCGTTTACCTTCCGCAACTTATTCGAGGGCACGCCGTTTCACAAACTTTTTG AGAAGAAACGCCGCATTTACGATGAGTACGGAAAGGATGGCCTAGGAGATCGGGCCCAAAGCCGCTCACATGCCCGTCATCATTACACACACGACTTTGATGACTTCGACATCATGGGCGGTTTTCCATTTGTGTTCCGACCCCCCGAAGAAGTTTTCCGTGAATTCTTTGGCGGTAATGCGCCCTTCGCCGACTTTTTCAGAG ATGCCAATGGCTATTCACAGTCGAATGGCGCCACAAGCAGCAGTCGACGTCATGCCGGCCACACTACACATAATATTGGCGGCAACATTGGCGGCTCAGCtcgacatcatcatcaccatcagcaCAAATTGGCGAGCCCGTTTGGGGCGCCCATGCTCAATTATTCGATGATGGATTTTTTCATGCCCACCGGCGGTTTCACTTCCTTCACCGCCAGCAACAGCGTCGCTGGTGGACACCACAGCAATGGCGCTGTCAAACGCACGTCCACCTCAACGGTATTTGTCAATGGCAAGAAATTGATGACCAAACG TGTCGTCGAAAATGGCAAGGAAACTGTCTTTTCATATGAAAATGATGTCCTTAAATCAAAGACTGTGAATGGAGTGTCCCAAAAGCTCTCTTCAATAGCgaattaa
- the LOC133842110 gene encoding dnaJ homolog subfamily B member 6 isoform X2 codes for MVDYYKVLDVARTATDSEVKKAYRKLALKWHPDKNPDNLEEANKRFRELSEAYEVLSDEKKRRIYDEYGKDGLGDRAQSRSHARHHYTHDFDDFDIMGGFPFVFRPPEEVFREFFGGNAPFADFFRDANGYSQSNGATSSSRRHAGHTTHNIGGNIGGSARHHHHHQHKLASPFGAPMLNYSMMDFFMPTGGFTSFTASNSVAGGHHSNGAVKRTSTSTVFVNGKKLMTKRVVENGKETVFSYENDVLKSKTVNGVSQKLSSIAN; via the exons ATGGTGGACTACTACAAAGTATTGGATGTGGCTCGCACTGCCACCGACAGTGAAGTGAAGAAAGC GTATCGAAAGTTGGCTCTGAAATGGCATCCTGACAAGAATCCCGATAACCTGGAGGAGGCCAACAAACGTTTTCGGGAACTATCAGAGGCCTATGAAGTGCTATCCGATG AGAAGAAACGCCGCATTTACGATGAGTACGGAAAGGATGGCCTAGGAGATCGGGCCCAAAGCCGCTCACATGCCCGTCATCATTACACACACGACTTTGATGACTTCGACATCATGGGCGGTTTTCCATTTGTGTTCCGACCCCCCGAAGAAGTTTTCCGTGAATTCTTTGGCGGTAATGCGCCCTTCGCCGACTTTTTCAGAG ATGCCAATGGCTATTCACAGTCGAATGGCGCCACAAGCAGCAGTCGACGTCATGCCGGCCACACTACACATAATATTGGCGGCAACATTGGCGGCTCAGCtcgacatcatcatcaccatcagcaCAAATTGGCGAGCCCGTTTGGGGCGCCCATGCTCAATTATTCGATGATGGATTTTTTCATGCCCACCGGCGGTTTCACTTCCTTCACCGCCAGCAACAGCGTCGCTGGTGGACACCACAGCAATGGCGCTGTCAAACGCACGTCCACCTCAACGGTATTTGTCAATGGCAAGAAATTGATGACCAAACG TGTCGTCGAAAATGGCAAGGAAACTGTCTTTTCATATGAAAATGATGTCCTTAAATCAAAGACTGTGAATGGAGTGTCCCAAAAGCTCTCTTCAATAGCgaattaa